The following DNA comes from Cloacibacillus sp..
CGAGCATCTCAACATATTCCCCGGCTGCACCGTCGTCGAGTGCGGCACCGGCTCCGGCAGCCTCTGCTGCACCTTCGCCCACTTCGTCGGCGACACGGGAAAGGTCTGCACCTACGACCGCCGCGAAGAATTCTCCGCGCTCGCGCGCAAGAACGCCGAAAAGTGGGGCGTCGCGCACCGCATAGAGTTCAACGTCCGCTCGCTCGACGAGGGATTCAAAGAGCGCGGCGCGGACGCCGTATTCCTCGACGTGCCGACGCCGTGGGACTACATCGACAAGGCCTATGAGGCTCTAGCCCCTGGAAACCACATGGGGATCCTCGTGCCGACGACGAACCAGATCTCCGAGACGCTGCGCGCGCTGCAGGAATTCGGCTTCGCCGACGTGCAGGTGGTCGAGATAATGCTCCGTTATTTCAAGACGGAGCCGAACCGCATCCGCCCCGAGGATATGATGATCGGACATACCGGCTATCTCATCTTCGCCGTCAAGACGCTGCCCCTGCCGGAGATAAAACCGGCGGAGACTGCGGAAACGGCGGAAGAAAACGCCGAGCCCTGCGGTGAAGCGGCGGAGGCGGCCCTTCCGGCCGAGACGGAGCAGACGGAGAATAGCGAACAGGTATTTTAATTTTGACAAAAAAGAGGCTGCTCCTGCATATATGCTGCGCGCCCGACGCCACGGTCCCGTGGCCCTCGCTGATCGGCGAGGGCTGCGAGACCGCGGGGTACTTTTACGGCGGCAACATCCATCCACAGACGGAATATGACAAGAGAGCGGCCGCGGTCTCCGCGCTGGCCGAACATACCGGCGCGGAGCTCTTTTTGGCGGACTATTCGCCGGAGCCGTGGTTTGAGGCGGTGCGCGGCCTCGAAAAAGAGCCGGAGCGCGGGGCCCGCTGCAAAAAATGTTTCGCGCTGCAGCTGGAGGCCGCCGCCGAGTGGGGCGCCGCCCACGGCTTCACGCACCTCTGCACAACGCTCACCATCAGCCCGCACAAAGATGTAAATCTGATCAACGAGATCGGCGCGCGCGCCGCCGCGGCCCGCGGCCTCGTGTGGGTGGAGAGGGTCTGGCGGAAAAACGACGGCTTCAAGCGCTCCGTCGAAATAAGCAAAGCGCTCGGCCTCTACCGGCAAAACTACTGCGGCTGTATTTTTTCCCAGAACATAGAGTTATAATTATTCAATAAACCGAGTTGGAATGACAGCTCCCGGCGATAGATACGGGGGAACGGTTTTTGCTGTCAAAGGCTCTCCTGACGGAAACCTGACAGAAATAATAATAAGGCTGCTGACCAGAGGTGAGGTAAATGACAGACAAACCTGAAACAAAACTCCCCTCGGGAAAACTCTCGCCCGAGGCGCTCAAACGCAACGTATTGTCATACAACGGCGCGCCGCGCCCCGAGGTGCTGATCGGCCCCGGCGTCGGCGAGGACGCCGCCGTCATCAAATGGCCCGAGGGAAAATATATGGTATTCGCCTCCGACCCCATCGTCGGGGCGGAGAGCGGCGCGGGGCGGCTGCTCGTGAGGATAAATTCAAACGACATCGCCTCCAAGGGCGGCGATCCGGCCTATCTCGCCGTCACGCTGATACTTCCGCCATCCTTCGGCGAGGAGGGCGCGGCGCGCATCATGCGCGAGATCGACGAGGAGTGCCGCGCGCAGGGCATCGCTGTCGCCGGCGGGCACACGGAGTTCAATGACCGCTATGACCGCCCCGTCATCATGGGGGCGCTCGTCGGCACCGCGGACAAAGTGATGCGCGCGAAGGACATCTCCGAGGGCGACCTGCTGATAGTGACCAAGCACATCGGGATCGAGGGCATGTCCATACTGGCGCTCGACCGCCCCGACCTGCTGTCGCCTTTCATGAGCGAGGCGGAAATTGCCGAGATACTCTCATGGTCCGAGATGACCTCAGTTCTTGCGGAATCGCGCCTGCTGCGCCCCTTCGCGAAATTCATGCACGACCCCACGGAGGGCGGCTTTATGGGCGGCCTTGACGAGATATGTTCACTCTGCGGACTGCGCGCCGAGCTTGACCGCGAGTCGCTGGCGATACATCCGCTGACGCGGCGCGCCGCC
Coding sequences within:
- a CDS encoding tRNA (adenine-N1)-methyltransferase — protein: MIQAGDLVFIWNPKKGDSFLVKVQPGQSQGTHFGQIKHAELMEHDYGEGIRTPKGEVYFLLRPTLGEYTRRLKRQTQIVFPKEAGFIIEHLNIFPGCTVVECGTGSGSLCCTFAHFVGDTGKVCTYDRREEFSALARKNAEKWGVAHRIEFNVRSLDEGFKERGADAVFLDVPTPWDYIDKAYEALAPGNHMGILVPTTNQISETLRALQEFGFADVQVVEIMLRYFKTEPNRIRPEDMMIGHTGYLIFAVKTLPLPEIKPAETAETAEENAEPCGEAAEAALPAETEQTENSEQVF
- a CDS encoding epoxyqueuosine reductase QueH, encoding MTKKRLLLHICCAPDATVPWPSLIGEGCETAGYFYGGNIHPQTEYDKRAAAVSALAEHTGAELFLADYSPEPWFEAVRGLEKEPERGARCKKCFALQLEAAAEWGAAHGFTHLCTTLTISPHKDVNLINEIGARAAAARGLVWVERVWRKNDGFKRSVEISKALGLYRQNYCGCIFSQNIEL
- a CDS encoding AIR synthase related protein, coding for MTDKPETKLPSGKLSPEALKRNVLSYNGAPRPEVLIGPGVGEDAAVIKWPEGKYMVFASDPIVGAESGAGRLLVRINSNDIASKGGDPAYLAVTLILPPSFGEEGAARIMREIDEECRAQGIAVAGGHTEFNDRYDRPVIMGALVGTADKVMRAKDISEGDLLIVTKHIGIEGMSILALDRPDLLSPFMSEAEIAEILSWSEMTSVLAESRLLRPFAKFMHDPTEGGFMGGLDEICSLCGLRAELDRESLAIHPLTRRAAENLSFDPLHLIASGSMLAVVPERYAQTALSALAAAGIEAAVAGRMGGRLEAPLPEPMEELWRLLKMEKKDAR